One stretch of Mastomys coucha isolate ucsf_1 unplaced genomic scaffold, UCSF_Mcou_1 pScaffold12, whole genome shotgun sequence DNA includes these proteins:
- the Mpv17l gene encoding mpv17-like protein isoform X1, whose amino-acid sequence MASWWRAFPRAMRRYPWPTNVLLYAGLFSAGDALQQRLRGGPADWRQTLRVATLAVTFHGNFNYVWLRLLERALPGRAPRTILAKVLCDQTVGGPVALSAFYVGMSILQGKEDIFLDLKQKFWNTYKSGLMYWPFVQLTNFSLVPVHWRTAYTGLCGFLWATFLCFSQQSGDGTVESIFIFLHRKEASDKSLEK is encoded by the exons ATGGCGAGCTGGTGGCGTGCCTTTCCACGGGCCATGAGGCGCTATCCGTGGCCCACTAACGTGCTGCTCTACGCCGGGCTCTTCTCGGCGGGTGATGCGTTGCAGCAGCGACTGCGGGGCGGCCCAGCCGACTGGCGCCAGACGCTGCGCGTGGCCACCCTGGCCGTGACCTTCCACGGAAACTTCAACTACGTGTGGCTGCGCCTTCTGGAGCGCGCGCTGCCAGGCCGCGCGCCGCGCACGATCCTGGCCAAGGTGCTATGCGATCAGACTGTCGGAGGGCCAGTAGCCCTCTCTGCCTTCTACGTTG GTATGAGCATTCTCCAGGGGAAGGAGGATATATTTTTGGACCTGAAGCAGAAATTCTGGAATACATATAAG AGTGGTCTGATGTACTGGCCTTTTGTGCAG CTGACCAACTTCAGCCTTGTCCCTGTGCACTGGAGGACAGCATATACGGGACTCTGTGGTTTCCTCTGGGCCACCTTCCTATGCTTTTCACAGCAGAGCGGTGATGGTACAGTGGAGTCCATATTCATCTTCCTTCACAGGAAGGAGGCGAGTGATAAGTCCCTAGAGAAGTGA
- the Mpv17l gene encoding mpv17-like protein isoform X2, whose translation MSILQGKEDIFLDLKQKFWNTYKSGLMYWPFVQLTNFSLVPVHWRTAYTGLCGFLWATFLCFSQQSGDGTVESIFIFLHRKEASDKSLEK comes from the exons ATGAGCATTCTCCAGGGGAAGGAGGATATATTTTTGGACCTGAAGCAGAAATTCTGGAATACATATAAG AGTGGTCTGATGTACTGGCCTTTTGTGCAG CTGACCAACTTCAGCCTTGTCCCTGTGCACTGGAGGACAGCATATACGGGACTCTGTGGTTTCCTCTGGGCCACCTTCCTATGCTTTTCACAGCAGAGCGGTGATGGTACAGTGGAGTCCATATTCATCTTCCTTCACAGGAAGGAGGCGAGTGATAAGTCCCTAGAGAAGTGA